One Clostridium sp. CM027 genomic window carries:
- a CDS encoding DUF1657 domain-containing protein, whose translation MTVGTQMQQAIAGMQSASATMKTFSLETEDQQAKNDFTQIAEQLDSAMDILKGRQKYIQKQEPQYK comes from the coding sequence ATGACTGTAGGAACTCAAATGCAACAAGCAATTGCAGGAATGCAAAGCGCTTCTGCTACAATGAAGACTTTTTCTCTAGAAACAGAGGATCAACAAGCAAAAAATGATTTTACACAAATCGCAGAGCAACTTGATTCTGCAATGGACATTTTAAAGGGAAGACAGAAATATATTCAAAAACAAGAGCCTCAATATAAATAG
- the spoVAE gene encoding stage V sporulation protein AE, translating into MEKFIYAFVIGGLICVIGQLIMDILKITPAHTTCTLVVIGAILGGLGIYDPLVKLAGAGAFVPISSFGNTLVTGALIDAEKTGFIGIFTGILKTGSSGISAAIVFGFIGAILFKPKG; encoded by the coding sequence ATGGAAAAATTTATTTATGCATTTGTAATAGGCGGTCTAATTTGCGTTATTGGACAACTTATAATGGATATTTTAAAGATTACGCCTGCACATACTACGTGTACACTAGTTGTAATTGGAGCAATTTTAGGAGGACTAGGTATATATGATCCTTTAGTAAAACTTGCCGGTGCAGGGGCATTTGTACCTATAAGCAGCTTTGGGAATACTCTAGTAACAGGGGCTCTAATTGATGCTGAAAAAACAGGATTTATAGGGATATTTACTGGCATTTTAAAGACAGGAAGTTCGGGGATTTCTGCTGCGATAGTTTTTGGATTTATTGGCGCTATACTATTTAAACCCAAAGGTTAA
- the spoVAD gene encoding stage V sporulation protein AD yields MLKGHQSWIFNSKPTILGSAAVGGPFEGNGALADDFDIIHEDLWIGQDSYEKAERVLLEHACERAIKKSSIKKEDINFFISGDLMNQITSSSFTARTLGIPFLGIFGACSSSMEGLAMAAQLIESKSAKYVIASASSHNAAAEKQYRYPTEYGGQKPPTAQWTVTGAGAAVLGKEGFGPKITSTTIGRVIDMGISDPFNMGAAMAPAAVDTIEAHFRDLNVDASYYDLIATGDLGKVGHKLAISLLKSHGIEMPSDIFTDCGLLIYKKDQPVFSGGSGCGCSATVTYGHFLNRMRRGELKRILIVATGALMSPISYQQKESIPCIAHAVSIEM; encoded by the coding sequence ATGCTTAAAGGACATCAATCATGGATTTTCAATTCTAAACCTACAATATTAGGTTCTGCGGCAGTTGGTGGTCCTTTTGAAGGTAATGGGGCCTTAGCTGATGACTTTGATATAATTCATGAAGATTTATGGATTGGACAGGATAGTTATGAAAAGGCGGAAAGAGTTCTTCTTGAACATGCTTGTGAAAGAGCGATAAAGAAATCAAGTATAAAAAAAGAAGATATAAATTTTTTTATAAGTGGAGACTTGATGAATCAGATTACTTCCAGTAGTTTTACTGCGCGAACATTAGGGATACCTTTTTTAGGAATTTTTGGCGCTTGTTCTAGTTCCATGGAAGGGTTAGCCATGGCCGCTCAATTGATAGAAAGTAAGTCAGCTAAATATGTTATAGCATCTGCAAGTAGCCATAATGCGGCTGCAGAAAAACAATATAGATATCCTACAGAGTATGGTGGACAAAAACCACCTACTGCCCAATGGACAGTAACGGGGGCTGGAGCTGCGGTGCTTGGCAAAGAAGGATTTGGACCTAAGATTACTTCGACTACAATAGGAAGAGTAATAGATATGGGAATTTCAGATCCATTTAACATGGGGGCAGCTATGGCACCCGCGGCTGTAGATACAATTGAAGCACACTTTAGAGATTTAAATGTTGATGCCTCCTATTATGACCTTATTGCTACTGGTGATTTAGGCAAGGTAGGGCATAAACTCGCTATTAGTTTATTAAAAAGCCATGGTATAGAAATGCCATCAGATATATTTACAGACTGTGGACTTTTAATATATAAAAAGGACCAACCAGTTTTTTCTGGAGGTAGTGGCTGTGGCTGTTCTGCTACTGTAACTTATGGGCATTTTCTTAACCGTATGCGAAGAGGGGAATTAAAGAGAATATTAATAGTTGCAACTGGTGCTCTAATGTCTCCAATATCCTATCAACAAAAGGAAAGCATACCTTGCATTGCTCATGCAGTTTCTATTGAAATGTAA
- the spoVAC gene encoding stage V sporulation protein AC — protein sequence MSNMKKKKLTPTQLQYGELVKSIEPKRPILKNCIKAFLVGGIICTIGQCLQVFFITYFNFNEKTAVSPTSVVLIFVSALLTGLGIYDRIGQWAGAGSAVPITGFANSIASAAIEHRSEGYVLGVAGNMFRLAGAIIVYGVFSAFVVATIKITIKWLGVM from the coding sequence ATGTCTAATATGAAAAAGAAAAAACTAACGCCAACTCAACTGCAATACGGTGAATTGGTGAAAAGCATAGAACCTAAAAGACCTATTTTAAAAAATTGTATTAAAGCATTCCTTGTAGGTGGTATCATATGCACCATTGGTCAATGCTTACAGGTGTTCTTTATCACTTACTTTAATTTTAATGAAAAAACAGCAGTTAGTCCGACTTCAGTAGTTTTAATCTTTGTTTCAGCGTTACTTACTGGACTTGGGATTTACGACCGCATTGGCCAATGGGCTGGAGCTGGATCTGCTGTTCCAATTACAGGTTTTGCTAATTCGATAGCTTCTGCTGCAATTGAGCATAGAAGCGAAGGATATGTACTTGGAGTCGCTGGAAATATGTTTAGGCTTGCTGGAGCAATCATTGTTTATGGAGTTTTTTCTGCTTTTGTGGTTGCTACGATAAAAATCACAATAAAATGGTTGGGAGTGATGTAG
- a CDS encoding DUF421 domain-containing protein, protein MSNWLTILFNTIILYFLTLVLTRFMKKRNLFKVTPFEFISYVIIALIVALISLGIITNIYFGLTALAVWVLMPIILDYSSMKSKWIYNVINGKERVLIKNGKIMEDNLAKERMTGQEFLQELRSKKAFDLADVEFAVMETTGDINVSLKADKKPVTSYDLGIKVASKAESQTVILDGNMLNEGLTNIGLSKGWLKTELENKGVAIENVFIGQVDSSGDLYLDLFDDLIQVPKSQIKEMLYASIQKSQADLMSFALETETEEAKSMYLKNAENLEKVMKKIKPYLLR, encoded by the coding sequence ATGAGTAATTGGTTAACAATATTATTCAACACGATAATTTTATATTTTTTAACATTGGTTTTAACAAGATTTATGAAAAAAAGAAACTTATTTAAGGTTACGCCTTTTGAGTTTATTTCTTATGTAATTATTGCTCTTATAGTTGCTTTAATTTCATTGGGTATAATTACGAATATTTATTTTGGACTAACTGCACTAGCTGTTTGGGTACTGATGCCTATTATTTTAGATTATTCCTCCATGAAAAGTAAATGGATTTACAATGTAATAAATGGAAAAGAAAGGGTATTAATTAAAAACGGTAAAATTATGGAAGATAATCTAGCTAAAGAAAGGATGACGGGGCAAGAGTTTCTACAAGAATTACGTTCAAAAAAAGCATTTGATTTAGCCGATGTTGAATTTGCTGTTATGGAAACAACAGGAGATATCAATGTTAGTTTAAAAGCTGATAAAAAGCCTGTTACCTCATATGATTTAGGAATAAAAGTTGCGTCTAAGGCTGAATCACAAACAGTTATTTTAGACGGGAATATGTTAAATGAAGGTCTTACCAATATTGGATTGAGTAAAGGGTGGCTTAAGACTGAGTTAGAAAACAAAGGAGTAGCAATTGAGAATGTTTTTATTGGTCAAGTAGATTCTTCAGGAGATTTATATCTGGATCTTTTTGATGATTTGATTCAAGTCCCAAAATCACAAATTAAAGAAATGCTATATGCCAGTATTCAAAAAAGTCAGGCAGACCTTATGTCCTTTGCTTTAGAAACAGAAACTGAAGAAGCAAAATCTATGTACTTAAAAAATGCTGAAAATCTAGAAAAGGTTATGAAAAAAATAAAACCATATTTATTACGTTAG
- a CDS encoding DUF1657 domain-containing protein has translation MTVGSKVKQTLATLKGSEATLRLYSLQERNKEARAIYTEAFEEIGKIKIDLEKRVGSIEFQEPQYKGD, from the coding sequence ATGACTGTTGGCTCTAAGGTAAAGCAAACATTAGCCACTTTAAAAGGTTCTGAAGCTACTTTAAGATTATATTCATTGCAAGAACGAAATAAAGAAGCTAGGGCTATTTATACTGAGGCATTTGAAGAGATAGGTAAAATTAAAATAGATTTGGAAAAAAGAGTAGGCTCTATAGAGTTTCAGGAGCCTCAATACAAAGGTGACTAA
- the istA gene encoding IS21 family transposase, whose protein sequence is MKGWNMFSEIKQYKALGFNKSQVERALNINYKTVQKYWDMDPGEYAKVTIQSKNRHKKIDIYKDDILEWITDFRDMSAAQVLDWIKERYGDVKFKERSLRLYISNLRKEYNLPKASPIRQFEEVHELPMGYQAQVDMGQIWLKRLNGNKVKVYCFAMVLSHSRYKYILWTDKPFTTASFIDAHNRAFEYLGGMPIEIVYDQDRVLAVAENSGDIIYTEGFQNYINTMKYKVRLCRGFDPQSKGKIESVVKYSKYNFAINRVFIDVDSFNEDSFKWLDRTGNGKKHEITKKIPAEVFALEKKHLLPVPELFEKNSSNTSLTYAVRKNNVILYKQNRYQVPKGTYSPGKELKLMIKGSKMNIVDFDTGVLIASHQVSTRQGELIKIIHPERDIHSSIDQVYERLFFALGKTENAKMLLDGIKREKPRYCKDQFGSILNIVHSYEASLIEQALNYCVIRNLWSAGMFKETLEYLAIQDIAKVDKKSVIDKLSIPSKYRGLKPEVRSISDYIDALKEDKQSWRN, encoded by the coding sequence TTGAAAGGATGGAATATGTTTAGTGAAATAAAACAATATAAAGCACTTGGATTTAATAAATCACAGGTTGAAAGAGCTCTAAATATAAATTACAAAACAGTTCAAAAGTATTGGGACATGGATCCTGGTGAATATGCTAAAGTCACTATTCAATCGAAGAATAGACATAAAAAAATTGATATCTACAAAGATGATATTTTAGAATGGATTACTGATTTCAGAGATATGTCAGCAGCACAAGTACTTGATTGGATAAAGGAAAGATATGGTGATGTAAAATTTAAAGAAAGGTCTTTAAGGCTTTATATTAGTAATTTAAGGAAAGAATACAATCTGCCTAAGGCTTCGCCAATAAGACAATTTGAGGAAGTACATGAACTTCCCATGGGCTACCAAGCTCAGGTTGATATGGGTCAAATATGGCTCAAAAGATTAAATGGAAACAAAGTAAAAGTGTATTGCTTTGCAATGGTTTTATCACATTCAAGGTATAAATACATACTTTGGACAGACAAACCATTTACTACCGCCTCTTTTATTGATGCTCATAATCGAGCTTTTGAATATCTTGGTGGTATGCCTATTGAAATAGTGTATGACCAAGATCGTGTGCTTGCAGTAGCCGAGAATTCTGGAGACATTATTTATACCGAAGGTTTTCAAAATTATATTAATACTATGAAATATAAAGTTAGGCTTTGTAGAGGTTTTGATCCTCAAAGTAAGGGGAAAATAGAATCTGTGGTAAAATACTCAAAATATAACTTTGCTATAAACAGAGTATTTATAGATGTTGATTCCTTTAATGAAGACTCATTCAAATGGCTAGATAGAACAGGCAATGGTAAAAAACATGAAATAACGAAAAAAATACCGGCAGAAGTGTTTGCTCTCGAAAAGAAACACTTGCTACCAGTACCTGAACTCTTTGAAAAAAATTCATCTAATACTAGTTTAACTTATGCTGTACGAAAAAACAATGTAATTTTGTATAAACAGAACAGGTATCAAGTGCCCAAAGGAACTTATAGCCCAGGTAAAGAACTTAAATTAATGATAAAAGGCTCCAAAATGAATATAGTTGATTTTGATACAGGTGTATTAATAGCAAGTCATCAAGTAAGCACAAGGCAGGGTGAACTTATAAAAATAATTCATCCCGAACGGGATATTCACAGTTCTATTGACCAAGTTTATGAAAGATTGTTTTTTGCTCTCGGTAAAACTGAAAATGCAAAAATGCTACTAGATGGCATAAAACGTGAAAAACCAAGATACTGCAAAGATCAATTTGGATCAATACTAAATATAGTACATTCATATGAAGCTTCGCTAATAGAACAAGCATTGAATTATTGTGTTATACGAAACTTGTGGAGTGCTGGAATGTTTAAAGAAACCCTTGAATATCTTGCGATACAGGATATTGCAAAAGTTGATAAAAAATCTGTAATTGATAAGTTATCTATACCATCAAAGTATAGAGGGTTAAAACCGGAAGTAAGAAGTATAAGTGACTATATTGATGCTTTGAAGGAGGACAAGCAATCATGGAGAAATTAG
- the istB gene encoding IS21-like element helper ATPase IstB → MEKLELIKEYAKNLKLNYLNVDADKIIEKGELGNVSYQDFLLSILKNEVGLKDQKTQEKRLKYAGFPVKKTMEEFDFLFQKSITKKQINRLMEMEWIDRMYNLIFLGPPGVGKSHTAIALGYKAVEAGYKVSFVTMDNLMHVLKTQQISRKSKGKLNRILSSSLVIIDEVGYLPITRDEANLFFQLISSLHEQASLIITSNKGFEEWVELLGDPALTTAVLDRISYRCELFNMIGKSYRLEHRKSIF, encoded by the coding sequence ATGGAGAAATTAGAATTAATCAAAGAGTATGCCAAAAATCTTAAGCTAAACTATTTAAATGTAGATGCAGATAAAATTATTGAAAAAGGCGAGTTAGGTAATGTTTCCTATCAAGACTTTCTGTTATCAATACTTAAAAATGAGGTTGGTTTGAAGGATCAGAAAACACAAGAAAAAAGACTTAAATATGCTGGCTTTCCAGTTAAAAAGACAATGGAGGAATTTGATTTTCTATTTCAAAAATCAATAACAAAGAAACAAATAAACAGACTCATGGAAATGGAATGGATAGATAGGATGTATAATCTTATATTTTTAGGCCCACCGGGCGTTGGGAAGTCTCACACAGCTATTGCCTTGGGTTATAAAGCCGTTGAGGCAGGTTATAAGGTAAGTTTTGTAACTATGGATAATCTGATGCATGTTTTGAAAACTCAGCAGATATCAAGAAAAAGCAAAGGTAAACTAAATAGAATCCTTTCTTCAAGTCTCGTTATAATTGATGAGGTCGGATATCTTCCTATAACTAGAGATGAGGCTAATTTGTTCTTTCAATTAATATCATCCCTTCATGAACAGGCATCACTAATTATAACTTCTAACAAAGGATTCGAAGAATGGGTAGAACTTTTAGGAGACCCAGCATTAACAACAGCTGTATTAGATAGAATATCTTATAGGTGCGAACTTTTTAACATGATTGGAAAGAGCTATAGATTGGAGCACAGAAAATCTATATTCTAG
- a CDS encoding GHKL domain-containing protein, producing the protein MSPKVLANNNNAFQAVINSTKDKVFILNICEEENSNIVEVKNSGITVKFDNIEKIFERGLSTKEGVNRGYGLYNIKEIAEKKGSDVQLFFEDNYTVFKILFKQIIRGE; encoded by the coding sequence ATTTCTCCAAAAGTACTTGCCAATAACAACAATGCTTTTCAAGCTGTCATAAATAGTACTAAGGATAAGGTCTTTATATTAAATATATGTGAAGAAGAAAATTCTAATATTGTAGAAGTTAAAAATAGCGGAATAACAGTAAAGTTTGATAATATAGAAAAAATATTTGAAAGAGGTCTTTCTACTAAAGAAGGGGTTAATAGAGGATATGGACTTTACAATATAAAAGAAATAGCTGAAAAAAAAGGCAGTGATGTTCAGCTATTCTTTGAAGACAATTATACTGTTTTTAAAATATTGTTCAAACAAATTATTAGGGGGGAGTAA
- a CDS encoding cyclase family protein, with amino-acid sequence MKVTDLTHIICSDMPVFPGTEKPIFEKSNTLEKDGFQEAKITMHSHTGTHIDAPAHMLSDGPYLNDLDIEHFIGNATILDFSNKNMKLIDVDSLRSYEEKIKNVEFIIIKTGWSKYWGYKKYFEDFPSLSEESANWLSKFNLKGIGIDAISIDDINSTTFAVHKILMPKNIIIIENLVNLDSISSEYFILSIMPLKNKNADGSPVRAISIEDM; translated from the coding sequence ATGAAAGTCACTGATCTAACACATATTATTTGTTCCGACATGCCAGTTTTTCCAGGAACTGAGAAACCGATTTTTGAAAAGTCAAATACTTTGGAAAAGGATGGGTTTCAAGAGGCTAAAATCACTATGCACTCACATACAGGCACACATATAGATGCACCTGCACATATGCTCAGTGATGGTCCTTATTTAAATGATTTAGATATAGAACATTTTATTGGAAATGCTACTATTCTTGATTTTTCAAATAAAAATATGAAACTAATAGATGTTGATAGCCTAAGGTCCTATGAGGAAAAGATAAAAAATGTTGAGTTCATTATAATAAAAACAGGATGGAGTAAATACTGGGGTTATAAAAAATACTTTGAGGATTTTCCTTCTTTAAGTGAAGAATCAGCCAATTGGTTGTCGAAATTTAATTTAAAGGGTATTGGTATTGATGCAATTTCAATTGATGATATAAACTCAACCACATTTGCAGTTCATAAAATATTAATGCCAAAGAACATTATAATTATTGAGAACCTAGTGAATTTAGATTCCATCAGCAGTGAGTATTTTATCTTAAGTATTATGCCACTTAAAAATAAAAATGCTGATGGTTCACCAGTCAGAGCTATTTCCATAGAAGATATGTAA